In a genomic window of Xylophilus rhododendri:
- the rpmH gene encoding 50S ribosomal protein L34, which yields MKRTYQPSKIRRARTHGFLVRMKTRGGRAVINARRAKGRKRLAV from the coding sequence ATGAAGCGCACCTACCAGCCTTCCAAGATCCGCCGTGCGCGCACCCACGGTTTTCTGGTCCGCATGAAGACCCGCGGCGGCCGTGCCGTCATCAACGCCCGCCGCGCCAAGGGCCGCAAGCGCCTGGCCGTCTAA
- the yidC gene encoding membrane protein insertase YidC: MTDIRRTILWVIFGFSMVLLWDKWQIYNGHAPTFFPSTTSVATTPSPAAGKQEGASSVPTVASTPAASGAAVTAGGTVLPPAVTTTPSERIEVRTDVYRLVFDAAGGTLVQGDLLEHLDMEHHQQKFTLLEDNPTHVYVAQTGLIGGAFPTHKTVMTAVPGPRALADGQNTLQVRFESPEVGGVKLVKTYTLTRGSYAIDVKQEVQNVGAAPVSPQLYLQLVRDGNTEAQKIPAPKALQFFGMDHMPSFYSTFTGPAIYTTEKKYQKVDFKKIEENKVDIEKQSDTGYVAMVQHYFATAWLLGNGIQRDLFMRKVDNNLYAVGMITSLGQLAPGASKTVDATLFAGPQDENKLEALMPGLELVKDYGWLTILAKPLYWLLDKLHGFLHNWGWSIVALVVLLKAAFFWLNAKAYASMAKMKALNPKIQAMRERLKDKPQEMQKEMMRIYREEKVNPMGGCFPIVIQIPVFISLYWVLLSSVEMRGAPWILWITDLSTPDPYFIMPLLMTLTSLLQTALNPTPPDPVQARLMWIMPLAFSVMFFFFPAGLVLYWLTNNILSITQQYVINKRLGVTK, translated from the coding sequence ATGACCGACATCCGCCGCACCATCCTGTGGGTGATCTTTGGCTTCTCCATGGTCCTGTTGTGGGACAAATGGCAGATCTACAACGGCCACGCACCCACCTTCTTCCCCTCGACCACCTCGGTCGCGACCACGCCCAGCCCGGCCGCCGGCAAGCAGGAAGGCGCCTCCTCGGTGCCGACCGTGGCTTCCACGCCCGCCGCCTCCGGCGCCGCGGTCACCGCGGGCGGCACGGTGCTGCCGCCGGCCGTCACCACCACGCCGTCCGAACGCATCGAGGTGCGCACCGACGTCTACCGCCTGGTCTTCGACGCGGCCGGCGGCACGCTGGTGCAGGGCGACCTGCTCGAACACCTGGACATGGAGCACCACCAGCAGAAGTTCACCCTGCTGGAAGACAACCCGACGCATGTCTACGTCGCCCAGACCGGCCTGATCGGCGGCGCCTTCCCCACCCACAAGACGGTGATGACGGCCGTGCCCGGCCCGCGTGCCCTGGCCGACGGCCAGAACACCCTGCAGGTGCGTTTCGAATCGCCCGAAGTCGGCGGCGTGAAGCTGGTTAAGACCTACACGCTGACCCGCGGCAGCTACGCCATCGACGTCAAGCAGGAAGTGCAGAACGTCGGCGCCGCCCCGGTCAGCCCGCAGCTCTACCTGCAGCTGGTGCGCGACGGCAATACCGAGGCGCAGAAGATCCCCGCCCCGAAGGCGCTGCAGTTCTTCGGCATGGACCACATGCCCTCCTTCTATTCGACCTTCACCGGCCCGGCGATCTACACCACCGAGAAGAAATACCAGAAGGTCGACTTCAAGAAGATCGAAGAGAACAAGGTCGACATCGAAAAGCAGTCCGACACCGGCTACGTGGCCATGGTGCAGCACTACTTCGCCACCGCCTGGCTGCTGGGCAACGGCATCCAGCGCGACCTGTTCATGCGCAAGGTGGACAACAACCTCTACGCCGTCGGCATGATCACCTCGCTGGGCCAGCTGGCCCCGGGTGCCTCGAAGACGGTGGACGCCACCCTCTTCGCCGGCCCGCAGGACGAGAACAAGCTCGAAGCCCTGATGCCCGGCCTGGAGCTGGTCAAGGACTACGGCTGGCTGACCATCCTGGCCAAGCCGCTGTACTGGCTGCTCGACAAGCTGCACGGCTTCCTGCACAACTGGGGCTGGTCCATCGTCGCCCTGGTGGTGCTGCTGAAGGCGGCCTTCTTCTGGCTCAACGCCAAGGCCTACGCCAGCATGGCCAAGATGAAGGCCCTGAATCCCAAGATCCAGGCCATGCGCGAGCGGCTGAAGGACAAGCCCCAGGAGATGCAGAAGGAGATGATGCGGATCTACCGCGAGGAGAAGGTCAACCCCATGGGCGGCTGCTTCCCCATCGTGATCCAGATCCCGGTCTTCATCTCGCTGTACTGGGTGCTGCTGTCCAGCGTCGAGATGCGCGGCGCGCCGTGGATCCTGTGGATCACCGACCTGTCCACGCCCGATCCCTACTTCATCATGCCGCTGCTGATGACGCTGACCTCGCTGCTGCAGACCGCGCTCAACCCCACGCCGCCGGACCCGGTCCAGGCGCGCCTGATGTGGATCATGCCGCTGGCCTTCAGCGTGATGTTCTTCTTCTTCCCGGCCGGCCTGGTGCTGTACTGGCTGACGAACAACATCCTGTCGATCACGCAGCAGTACGTGATCAACAAGAGACTCGGCGTCACCAAATAA
- a CDS encoding ribonuclease P protein component, producing the protein MLRLKTRPQFQAVLAGGIVARTSHFALHRLVLGSAGVVAPAVDNPQDCPEGGAFVAPPLFAPADQTWVGAMVPKRWAKRAVTRNAIKRQIYTICTAAQGQLPQAAYVLRLKSTFDRKQFLSASSDVLKAAVRQELQLLLERLGKPRPA; encoded by the coding sequence GTGTTGCGGCTGAAGACTCGGCCGCAGTTCCAGGCCGTCCTCGCGGGCGGCATTGTCGCCCGCACCTCGCACTTCGCATTGCACCGGCTGGTCCTCGGATCGGCCGGTGTCGTCGCGCCTGCTGTGGATAACCCGCAAGATTGCCCGGAAGGCGGGGCCTTCGTGGCGCCGCCCCTGTTCGCGCCCGCCGACCAGACCTGGGTGGGGGCCATGGTGCCCAAGCGCTGGGCCAAGCGGGCGGTGACCCGCAATGCGATCAAGCGCCAGATCTATACGATCTGCACCGCCGCGCAGGGCCAGCTGCCGCAGGCCGCCTATGTGCTGCGCCTGAAGAGCACCTTCGACCGCAAGCAGTTCCTCAGCGCCTCGTCGGATGTGCTGAAGGCGGCCGTGCGCCAGGAGCTGCAGCTGCTGCTCGAACGGCTGGGCAAGCCGCGTCCCGCATGA
- a CDS encoding KdsC family phosphatase: MDNTLPGLSPIQRWAPELLLRAQDVRVAFFDVDGVLTDGGLYFAEYPEDDPRIGGEQIKRFNTLDGHGLKLLQQAGIVPAVITGRDSRPLRARLTALGIEHVHFGTENKRPAAEATLAALGLKWHQVAAMGDDWPDLPVLRRAAFACVPATAHAEVRAVAHYTTTAAAGHGAVRECCDLLLAATGRYDALLQAFAG, from the coding sequence ATGGACAACACACTGCCTGGCCTCTCCCCCATACAGCGCTGGGCGCCCGAACTGCTGCTGCGTGCGCAGGACGTGCGTGTGGCCTTCTTCGACGTCGACGGCGTGCTGACCGACGGCGGCCTGTACTTCGCCGAATATCCCGAGGACGACCCGCGCATCGGCGGCGAACAGATCAAGCGCTTCAACACGCTCGACGGCCACGGCCTGAAGCTGCTGCAGCAGGCGGGCATCGTCCCGGCGGTGATCACCGGGCGCGATTCGCGTCCGCTGCGCGCGCGCCTCACGGCCCTGGGCATCGAACACGTGCATTTCGGCACCGAGAACAAGCGCCCCGCCGCCGAGGCCACGCTGGCCGCCCTGGGCCTGAAGTGGCACCAGGTGGCCGCCATGGGCGACGACTGGCCCGACCTGCCGGTACTGCGCCGCGCCGCTTTCGCCTGCGTGCCGGCCACCGCCCATGCCGAGGTGCGTGCGGTGGCGCACTACACCACCACCGCCGCGGCCGGCCACGGCGCGGTGCGTGAATGCTGCGATCTGCTGCTGGCCGCCACCGGCCGCTACGACGCGCTGCTGCAGGCCTTCGCCGGATGA
- the mnmE gene encoding tRNA uridine-5-carboxymethylaminomethyl(34) synthesis GTPase MnmE — MSADRQDPIAAIATAPGRGGVGIVRISSPADLAPLALALCGRALPAREACYVPFRDGAGQPIDHGLALRFPAPHSYTGEHVLELQGHGGPVVLQLLLARCLEAAAQADVAGGRPLLPRLRLARPGEFTERAFLNDKLDLAQAEAVADLIDASTEAAARSAGRSLSGAFSQEIAGLRDALIHLRMLVEATLDFPEEEIDFLQQADAQGQLDRLRARLEAVRQRARQGALLREGITVVIAGQPNAGKSSLLNALAGAELAIVTPIAGTTRDKVTQTIQIEGVPLHVVDTAGLRDSEDEVERIGIARAWDEIARADAVLFLHDLTRRGEAGYEAGDAAIARTMQERLPSRELPVLHVWNKQDAADGAAPEAGIALSARTGDGLEALRRQLLEIAGWQSAPEGLYLARERHLQALRQVDEHLQEADRRLSHGNAALDLLAEELRLAQNALNAITGEFGADELLGVIFSRFCIGK; from the coding sequence ATGTCAGCAGATCGCCAGGACCCCATCGCCGCCATCGCCACCGCTCCCGGGCGCGGCGGTGTCGGCATCGTGCGCATCAGCAGCCCGGCCGACCTGGCGCCGCTGGCCCTGGCGCTGTGCGGCCGGGCGCTGCCGGCGCGCGAGGCCTGCTATGTGCCTTTTCGCGACGGGGCGGGCCAGCCGATCGACCACGGCCTGGCGCTGCGTTTCCCGGCGCCGCATTCCTATACCGGCGAGCATGTGCTGGAGCTGCAGGGCCACGGCGGCCCGGTGGTGCTGCAGCTGCTGCTGGCGCGTTGCCTCGAAGCGGCGGCGCAGGCCGATGTGGCCGGCGGCCGGCCCTTGCTGCCGCGGCTGCGCCTGGCCCGGCCGGGCGAGTTCACCGAACGCGCCTTCTTGAATGACAAGCTCGACCTGGCCCAGGCCGAGGCGGTGGCCGACCTGATCGACGCCAGCACCGAAGCCGCGGCCCGCAGCGCCGGCCGTTCGCTCTCGGGTGCCTTCTCGCAGGAGATCGCCGGGCTGCGCGATGCGCTGATCCACCTGCGCATGCTGGTCGAAGCCACGCTCGACTTCCCTGAAGAGGAGATCGACTTCCTGCAGCAGGCCGATGCCCAGGGCCAGCTCGACCGCCTGCGCGCCCGGCTCGAAGCCGTGCGCCAGCGGGCGCGCCAGGGCGCCTTGCTGCGCGAAGGCATCACGGTGGTGATCGCCGGCCAGCCCAATGCCGGCAAGTCCTCCCTGCTCAATGCCCTGGCCGGCGCCGAGCTGGCCATCGTCACACCCATCGCCGGCACCACCCGCGACAAGGTCACGCAGACCATCCAGATCGAAGGCGTGCCGCTGCATGTGGTGGATACCGCCGGCCTGCGCGACAGCGAGGACGAGGTCGAGCGCATCGGCATCGCCCGCGCCTGGGACGAGATCGCCCGCGCCGACGCGGTGCTCTTCCTGCACGACCTGACGCGGCGCGGCGAAGCCGGCTACGAAGCCGGCGACGCCGCCATCGCCCGCACCATGCAGGAACGCCTGCCCAGCCGCGAGCTGCCGGTGCTGCATGTCTGGAACAAGCAGGATGCGGCGGACGGTGCCGCCCCCGAGGCCGGCATCGCCCTGTCGGCCCGTACCGGCGACGGCCTGGAAGCCCTGCGGCGCCAGCTGCTGGAGATCGCCGGCTGGCAATCCGCCCCCGAAGGCCTATACCTGGCGCGCGAGCGCCACCTGCAGGCGCTGCGCCAGGTCGACGAGCACCTGCAGGAGGCCGACCGCCGGCTCTCGCACGGCAACGCGGCGCTCGACCTGCTGGCCGAGGAACTCCGGCTGGCGCAAAACGCGCTCAATGCGATCACCGGCGAATTCGGCGCGGACGAATTGCTCGGCGTCATCTTTTCGCGTTTCTGCATCGGCAAATAG
- a CDS encoding monovalent cation:proton antiporter family protein, protein MSSLALTLLFLVAAVVGVVACRSLRLPPMLGYLAAGVLIGPHAFALAQDSEGVRHLGEFGVVFLMFVIGLEFSLPKLRAMRQHVFGLGLAQVALTMAVGTAGGLIAARLLTAFAGLDWRAALALSGALAMSSTAIVVKLMAERIELESEHGKRVMGVLLFQDLAVVPLLVMVPALAASPEQLLPALAIAMVKAVVLVGILLAGGQRVMRWWLTKVARLRSEELFMLNLLLIALGLAWLTELAGLSLALGAFIAGMLVSETEFKHQVETDIRPFHDVLLGLFFITVGMMLDWHILLDQWALVLLLLAAPLALKLVLVMGLARAFGGTTGVSLRTALYLAQAGEFGFVLLQLTQAHQLMPPELLNPVLAAMVLSMLAAPFIILSANRIVMKLVASDWLQQSLQMTSIARKSINANRHVIICGYGRCGQNLARMLEREGIAYIALDLDPDRVRQAAAAGDSVVFGDAARLQALMAAGLARASAMVITYLDVPSALKVLDHSRSHAAQVPVIVRTQDDRDLERLQKAGATEVVPEAIEGSLMLASHALALVGVPMRRVIRVVQDQRDARYDLLRGYFHGIDDAPQDGDTERLAPFTLPEGSQSAGRSIGALALHTIGVRVVSLRRADGRQTEHAGDSLVEAGDTLVLSGRASALAIAEELLSRR, encoded by the coding sequence ATGTCCTCGCTCGCCCTGACGCTGCTCTTCCTGGTCGCCGCCGTGGTGGGCGTGGTCGCCTGCCGCAGCCTGCGCCTGCCGCCGATGCTCGGTTACCTGGCCGCGGGGGTGCTGATCGGGCCGCATGCCTTCGCGCTGGCGCAGGATTCCGAAGGCGTGCGCCATCTGGGCGAATTCGGCGTCGTGTTCCTCATGTTCGTGATCGGACTGGAGTTCAGCCTGCCCAAGCTGCGCGCCATGCGCCAGCATGTGTTCGGCCTGGGCCTGGCGCAGGTGGCGCTGACCATGGCGGTGGGCACCGCCGGCGGGCTGATCGCCGCGCGCCTGCTCACCGCTTTCGCCGGCCTGGACTGGCGTGCCGCCCTGGCCCTGTCGGGCGCGCTGGCCATGAGCAGCACGGCCATCGTCGTCAAGCTGATGGCCGAGCGCATCGAACTGGAAAGCGAACATGGCAAACGCGTGATGGGCGTGCTGCTGTTCCAGGACCTGGCCGTGGTGCCGCTGCTGGTGATGGTGCCGGCGCTGGCCGCCTCGCCGGAGCAGCTGCTGCCGGCCCTGGCCATCGCCATGGTCAAGGCGGTCGTGCTGGTGGGCATCCTGCTGGCGGGCGGGCAGCGGGTGATGCGCTGGTGGCTGACCAAGGTGGCGCGGCTGCGCAGCGAGGAGCTGTTCATGCTCAACCTGCTGCTGATCGCGCTCGGCCTGGCCTGGCTGACCGAGCTGGCCGGCCTGAGCCTGGCGCTGGGCGCCTTCATCGCCGGCATGCTGGTGTCGGAGACCGAGTTCAAGCACCAGGTGGAGACCGACATCCGGCCCTTCCACGACGTGCTGCTGGGTCTGTTCTTCATCACCGTGGGCATGATGCTGGACTGGCACATCCTGCTCGACCAGTGGGCGCTGGTGCTCCTGCTGCTGGCCGCGCCGCTGGCCCTCAAGCTGGTGCTGGTGATGGGGCTGGCGCGGGCCTTCGGCGGCACCACCGGCGTATCGCTGCGCACCGCGCTCTACCTGGCGCAGGCCGGCGAATTCGGCTTCGTGCTGCTGCAGCTGACGCAAGCCCACCAGCTGATGCCGCCCGAGCTGCTCAACCCGGTGCTGGCGGCCATGGTGCTGTCGATGCTGGCGGCGCCCTTCATCATCCTGTCGGCCAACCGCATCGTGATGAAGCTGGTGGCCAGCGACTGGCTGCAGCAGTCGCTGCAGATGACCAGCATCGCGCGCAAGTCGATCAACGCCAACCGCCACGTGATCATCTGCGGCTACGGCCGCTGCGGCCAGAACCTGGCGCGCATGCTGGAGCGCGAGGGCATCGCCTACATCGCGCTCGACCTCGACCCCGACCGGGTGCGCCAGGCCGCCGCCGCCGGCGACTCCGTGGTCTTCGGCGACGCCGCCCGGCTGCAGGCGCTGATGGCCGCCGGCCTGGCGCGCGCCAGCGCCATGGTCATCACCTATCTCGACGTGCCCTCGGCCCTGAAGGTGCTCGACCATTCCCGCTCGCATGCGGCGCAGGTGCCGGTGATCGTGCGCACCCAGGACGACCGCGACTTGGAGCGCCTGCAGAAGGCCGGCGCCACCGAAGTCGTGCCCGAAGCCATCGAAGGCTCGCTGATGCTGGCCAGCCATGCGCTGGCCCTGGTGGGTGTGCCGATGCGCCGGGTGATCCGGGTGGTGCAGGACCAGCGCGATGCTCGCTACGACCTGCTGCGCGGCTATTTCCACGGCATCGACGATGCGCCGCAGGACGGCGATACCGAACGCCTGGCGCCCTTCACCCTGCCGGAGGGTTCGCAGTCGGCCGGCCGCAGCATCGGCGCCCTGGCGCTGCACACCATCGGGGTGCGGGTGGTGAGCCTGCGGCGCGCCGACGGCCGGCAGACCGAACACGCGGGCGACAGCCTGGTCGAGGCCGGCGACACCCTGGTGCTGTCGGGCCGCGCATCGGCGCTGGCGATCGCCGAAGAGCTGCTTTCGCGGCGCTGA
- a CDS encoding KpsF/GutQ family sugar-phosphate isomerase, whose product MTVVPLPAAPGTAIRFDAAEALRLARQTLDIEAAGVLGLKSRLDDRFVQAVRAILDCRGRVVVMGMGKSGHVARKIAATLASTGTPAMFVHPAEASHGDLGMITGDDVVLGLSNSGEVAELTVLLPLVKRLGATLIAITGNMRSSLARHADIVLDSAVAQEACPLQLAPTASTTAQMAMGDALAVALLDIRGFRAEDFARSHPGGSLGRRLLTHVSDVMATGAAVPTVRPDAGFAELMHEMSAKGLGVAAVTDDAGRLLGVFTDGDLRRLVETGADLRALRAADVMKQNPRTIAASALAADAAERMEQHRITTLLVADTDGLLQGVVHIGELMRSKVV is encoded by the coding sequence ATGACTGTCGTCCCACTTCCTGCCGCGCCCGGCACCGCCATCCGATTCGATGCCGCCGAGGCACTGCGCCTGGCGCGCCAGACGCTCGACATCGAGGCCGCCGGCGTGCTGGGCCTCAAGAGCCGGCTCGACGACCGTTTCGTGCAGGCGGTGCGCGCCATCCTCGACTGCCGCGGCCGCGTGGTGGTGATGGGCATGGGCAAGAGCGGCCATGTGGCGCGCAAGATCGCCGCCACCCTGGCCTCCACCGGCACGCCGGCGATGTTCGTGCACCCGGCCGAGGCCAGCCATGGCGACCTGGGCATGATCACCGGCGACGACGTGGTGCTGGGCCTGTCCAACAGCGGCGAGGTGGCCGAGCTGACGGTTCTGCTGCCGCTGGTCAAGCGCCTGGGCGCCACGCTGATCGCCATCACCGGCAACATGCGCTCCTCGCTGGCGCGCCACGCCGACATCGTGCTGGACTCCGCCGTCGCCCAGGAAGCCTGCCCCCTGCAGCTGGCGCCCACCGCCAGCACCACCGCCCAGATGGCGATGGGCGATGCCCTGGCCGTGGCGCTGCTCGACATCCGTGGATTCCGCGCCGAGGATTTCGCCCGCTCGCATCCCGGCGGCTCGCTCGGCCGGCGCCTGCTGACCCATGTCAGCGACGTGATGGCCACCGGCGCCGCGGTGCCGACCGTGAGGCCCGACGCCGGTTTCGCCGAGCTGATGCACGAGATGTCCGCCAAGGGCCTGGGCGTGGCCGCCGTCACCGACGATGCCGGCCGGCTGCTGGGTGTGTTCACCGACGGCGACCTGCGCCGCCTGGTCGAGACCGGCGCCGACCTGCGCGCCCTGCGCGCGGCCGACGTCATGAAGCAGAATCCCCGCACCATCGCCGCCAGCGCCCTGGCGGCCGACGCCGCCGAACGCATGGAGCAGCACCGCATCACGACCCTGCTGGTGGCCGACACCGATGGCCTCTTGCAGGGCGTCGTCCACATCGGCGAACTCATGCGCTCGAAGGTCGTCTAG
- the yidD gene encoding membrane protein insertion efficiency factor YidD: MPRRALMAAVRGYRLLLSPWLGNQCRFEPSCSVYALQALERHGAAAGTYLMAARIARCQPWCAGGCDPVPESPPRLFTRLGGLLSPAKKTS; the protein is encoded by the coding sequence CTGCCGCGGCGCGCCCTGATGGCCGCCGTGCGCGGCTACCGGCTGCTGCTGTCGCCTTGGCTGGGCAACCAGTGCCGCTTCGAGCCCAGCTGCTCGGTCTATGCGCTGCAGGCGCTGGAGCGGCATGGCGCGGCGGCCGGCACTTATCTGATGGCGGCGCGCATCGCGCGTTGCCAGCCCTGGTGCGCAGGCGGCTGCGACCCCGTTCCCGAATCGCCGCCGCGGCTCTTCACGCGCCTGGGCGGACTTCTCTCTCCCGCAAAGAAAACCTCATGA
- a CDS encoding EAL domain-containing protein, producing the protein MPYSVLLVDPDDALFQRVLDVAERQRLDWHVLRATSVAQARGLLQQQAFEVVALRHRLPDGTAFDLRRAAGGAALLIGVEPGQEVVGLRALRQGFVGSWVHDAAGRFALTLPTRIMRIAQRRQQDSQRNTVNARLASQNRVLQSISQAQAAFMAAPTQPLAFDRLLSSFMSLSHSAYGFLGEVVAEGEGAPRLRCQAIADTRSDNEERARLADRLESGTVFADLDRLLEAGTDKGRAVALNVSPEQHGPLGLPPGHPPLEAFLGLPVRAAGRVVAFVGLANRPGGYAQQQIELLEPLVSTVAQLSLVSRTIAERMSTEKRLRESEARWRDLTALSYGWYWETDSELRLARTEGMVGQSEGYLPNPLQLGMHPWEMETLNLNENHWRAHRKLLESHQEFHDFELELRNDGGDSQWMSISGRPVFDEGVFRGYRGVGRDISARKHAEARVEWLAFIDDLTGLPNRRLLLDRLEQALGDSTRLGRCGALLLLDLDNFKDANDTLGPAGGDRLLTQVASRLRGCVRPHDTVARFGGDEFVVLVQGLPSDIAAASAQAEALAQAVLATLGRAYSIDDGDVVSTPSIGIAVFADHQLLAHELIKRADLAMYEAKAAGRNTYCFFDPSMQEGALVRMRLESDLRQALARQLLLVYYQPVVDRKGRMSGVEALVRWPRPPGGMVSPAEFIPVAERTGLIVTLGRQVLCMACRQLAVWAGDPRRAHLTISVNVSAREFRHPQFVSQMLSVVEQEGANPRLLKLEITESLLLHDVQDTIAKMAALRSHGLALSLDDFGTGYSSLSYLKKLPFDQLKIDQSFVRGVLVDPHDAAVACTIIQLARSFGLTVVAEGVETEGQREYLMANGCELFQGYLFGRPVPVDQLPES; encoded by the coding sequence ATGCCCTATTCCGTTCTTCTGGTCGACCCTGACGACGCGCTGTTCCAGCGTGTCCTGGATGTCGCCGAACGCCAGCGCCTGGACTGGCACGTGTTGCGGGCCACTTCCGTCGCACAGGCTCGGGGGCTTCTCCAGCAACAGGCTTTCGAGGTCGTCGCCCTGCGCCACCGCCTGCCCGACGGCACGGCCTTCGATCTGCGCCGGGCGGCCGGCGGCGCCGCGCTGCTCATCGGCGTGGAGCCCGGCCAGGAGGTGGTGGGCCTGCGGGCCCTGCGCCAGGGGTTTGTCGGTTCCTGGGTGCATGACGCCGCGGGCCGTTTCGCCCTGACGCTGCCGACGCGGATCATGCGCATCGCCCAGCGCCGCCAGCAGGACAGCCAGCGCAACACCGTCAATGCCCGGCTGGCCAGCCAGAACCGGGTGCTGCAGTCGATCTCGCAGGCGCAGGCCGCCTTCATGGCCGCGCCCACGCAGCCGCTGGCCTTCGATCGCCTGCTCAGCAGCTTCATGTCGCTCAGCCACAGCGCCTACGGTTTCCTGGGCGAAGTGGTGGCCGAAGGCGAGGGCGCGCCGCGCCTGCGCTGCCAGGCGATCGCCGACACCCGCTCGGACAACGAGGAGCGCGCGCGCCTGGCCGACCGGCTGGAAAGCGGCACCGTCTTCGCCGACCTCGATCGCCTGCTGGAGGCCGGCACCGACAAGGGCCGGGCAGTGGCCCTCAACGTCTCGCCCGAGCAGCACGGACCGCTCGGCCTGCCGCCGGGCCATCCGCCGCTGGAGGCTTTCCTGGGCCTGCCGGTGCGCGCGGCCGGGCGGGTGGTGGCCTTCGTCGGCCTGGCCAACCGGCCGGGCGGCTATGCCCAGCAGCAGATCGAGCTGCTGGAGCCGCTGGTCAGCACGGTGGCGCAGCTGTCGCTGGTGAGCCGCACCATCGCCGAGCGCATGAGCACCGAAAAGCGCCTGCGCGAGAGCGAGGCGCGCTGGCGCGACCTGACCGCGCTGTCCTATGGCTGGTACTGGGAGACCGACAGCGAGCTGCGCCTGGCGCGCACCGAAGGCATGGTCGGGCAGAGCGAAGGCTATCTACCCAACCCGCTGCAGCTCGGCATGCATCCCTGGGAGATGGAGACCCTCAACCTCAACGAGAACCACTGGCGTGCGCACCGCAAGCTGCTGGAGTCGCACCAGGAGTTCCACGACTTCGAACTCGAGCTGCGCAACGACGGCGGCGACAGCCAGTGGATGTCGATCAGCGGCCGGCCGGTGTTCGACGAGGGTGTCTTTCGCGGCTACCGCGGCGTGGGCCGCGACATCAGCGCCCGCAAACACGCCGAGGCGCGGGTCGAATGGCTGGCCTTCATCGACGACCTCACCGGCCTGCCCAACCGCCGCCTGCTGCTCGACCGCCTGGAGCAGGCGCTGGGCGACAGCACCCGGCTGGGCCGCTGCGGCGCGCTGCTGCTGCTGGACCTGGACAACTTCAAGGATGCCAACGACACCCTGGGCCCGGCCGGCGGCGACCGCCTGCTGACCCAGGTGGCCAGCCGGCTGCGCGGCTGCGTGCGGCCGCACGACACGGTGGCGCGTTTCGGCGGCGACGAATTCGTGGTGCTGGTGCAGGGCCTGCCCTCCGATATCGCCGCGGCCAGCGCCCAGGCCGAAGCCCTGGCGCAGGCGGTGCTGGCCACGCTGGGCCGGGCCTATTCGATCGACGACGGCGACGTGGTCAGCACGCCCAGCATCGGCATCGCGGTGTTCGCCGACCACCAGCTGCTGGCGCACGAACTCATCAAACGCGCCGATCTGGCCATGTACGAGGCCAAGGCGGCCGGCCGCAACACCTACTGCTTCTTCGATCCGAGCATGCAGGAGGGCGCCCTGGTGCGCATGCGGCTGGAGAGCGACCTGCGCCAGGCGCTGGCCCGGCAGCTGCTGCTGGTCTATTACCAGCCGGTGGTGGACAGGAAGGGCCGCATGTCCGGCGTGGAAGCCCTGGTGCGCTGGCCGCGGCCGCCGGGCGGCATGGTGTCGCCGGCCGAATTCATCCCGGTGGCTGAACGCACCGGCTTGATCGTCACCCTGGGCCGGCAGGTGCTGTGCATGGCCTGCCGGCAGCTGGCGGTGTGGGCGGGCGATCCGCGGCGGGCCCACCTCACGATCTCGGTCAACGTCAGCGCGCGCGAATTCCGCCATCCGCAGTTCGTCAGCCAGATGCTGTCGGTGGTGGAGCAGGAGGGCGCCAACCCGCGCCTGCTCAAGCTCGAGATCACCGAAAGCCTGCTGCTGCACGACGTGCAGGACACCATCGCCAAGATGGCCGCGCTGCGCAGCCACGGGCTGGCCTTGTCGCTGGACGACTTCGGCACCGGCTACTCCTCGCTCAGCTACCTCAAGAAGCTGCCCTTCGACCAGCTGAAGATCGACCAGTCCTTCGTGCGCGGCGTGCTGGTCGATCCGCACGATGCGGCGGTCGCCTGCACCATCATCCAGCTGGCGCGCAGCTTCGGCCTGACGGTGGTGGCCGAGGGCGTGGAGACCGAGGGCCAGCGCGAATACCTGATGGCCAACGGCTGCGAGCTGTTCCAGGGTTATCTGTTCGGCCGGCCGGTGCCGGTGGACCAGCTGCCGGAGTCCTGA